One window of the Runella slithyformis DSM 19594 genome contains the following:
- a CDS encoding DUF4905 domain-containing protein yields MILLITQDFPFSLPVWRILNDTFPTDTTSQLLLLELRNKDQLRWCALDCETGTIRWEKTIQKTTWWTAAIGFFSGILLMHEYAGGGQPAPGKLLAADALTGEIIWILEGSTFEHTDGVNLQTARRGPEGTSTGENRSLKTGLLIDFSSLLKCVPRTLWQSPTTYPETSQYYSILCRFIEKVTGNTPQKAIIYGEVSGNVLINYYFYPTDSIILSRSLLVINSTKTVLLHETIHSDEVGTVSGDYFYDNRYIVFLKKIDEITVIKLPRP; encoded by the coding sequence TTGATTTTGCTCATTACACAAGATTTCCCGTTTTCGCTCCCTGTTTGGCGTATTTTAAACGATACGTTTCCTACCGATACTACTTCTCAATTATTACTTCTTGAACTTCGTAACAAAGACCAATTGAGATGGTGCGCCCTAGACTGCGAAACCGGTACGATACGTTGGGAAAAAACAATTCAGAAAACCACTTGGTGGACCGCCGCCATAGGGTTCTTCTCAGGCATACTTTTGATGCACGAATACGCAGGGGGTGGACAACCTGCACCCGGAAAATTGTTGGCAGCAGATGCCCTTACGGGAGAAATTATCTGGATTTTGGAAGGATCTACTTTTGAACATACGGATGGAGTAAATCTTCAAACTGCTCGCCGTGGCCCCGAAGGTACTTCTACCGGAGAGAATAGATCCTTAAAAACAGGATTATTGATAGATTTTTCATCATTATTAAAATGTGTACCACGAACTCTTTGGCAATCTCCCACTACTTACCCGGAAACCAGCCAATATTATTCTATACTATGCCGATTTATTGAGAAAGTAACGGGAAACACCCCTCAAAAGGCAATAATTTATGGTGAAGTTTCTGGAAATGTATTAATTAATTACTACTTTTACCCGACCGACTCGATTATTTTATCCCGGTCTCTATTGGTTATAAATTCGACGAAAACAGTTCTACTCCATGAAACAATTCATTCGGACGAAGTGGGCACAGTTTCCGGCGATTATTTCTATGATAACCGCTATATTGTTTTTTTAAAAAAAATTGACGAAATTACCGTAATAAAATTGCCCAGGCCATGA
- a CDS encoding LysM peptidoglycan-binding domain-containing protein: MIKRFGFFLAVLGLLLKKNTHATPFRSSLTDSTRTETKNGQSFVLHKVESGQTLYAVMRKYKTTIKAIKDANPGMKDNLVAGQVVRVPSQYRPVSTLKVTAKDSEKDKSVLDYEVKPKMETVVKEEGKTKAETPVVEMPKTAEVPPDKKTEDTGNAKPAVMPSKTGFHKVEGGQSLYGIAVKYGVLMADIRRWNGLTSDQLRSGQELIVAEPAYRDYLKKNRLDSIKLAEAKKSNTEKTPLPVPRPEDPTNGNLPEPKIANTGKRILETGVAEVLDGMDSNNKYLALHRTAPVGSLIQVKNMNNSQSIWVKVIGKLPDISANNRIIIKLSARAQEKLSPGGRQFIAEISYLAQ, translated from the coding sequence ATGATAAAGCGATTCGGATTCTTCCTTGCAGTGCTAGGATTATTGTTGAAGAAAAACACCCATGCAACACCTTTTCGCTCTTCTTTGACTGATTCCACCCGTACTGAGACGAAAAACGGTCAATCATTCGTTCTTCATAAGGTGGAATCGGGACAAACCCTGTACGCCGTTATGCGGAAGTACAAAACAACCATTAAAGCCATTAAAGATGCCAATCCGGGCATGAAAGACAATCTGGTTGCCGGGCAAGTTGTGAGGGTTCCGTCACAATACCGCCCCGTTTCCACCCTTAAAGTAACTGCAAAAGATTCCGAAAAAGACAAATCAGTTTTGGACTACGAGGTCAAGCCCAAAATGGAAACCGTGGTCAAAGAAGAAGGAAAAACTAAGGCAGAAACTCCCGTTGTTGAAATGCCCAAAACGGCAGAAGTACCCCCTGACAAAAAAACCGAAGACACAGGGAATGCCAAGCCCGCCGTGATGCCATCAAAAACAGGATTTCATAAAGTAGAGGGCGGTCAATCACTGTATGGCATAGCCGTTAAATACGGCGTGTTGATGGCCGATATTCGCCGTTGGAATGGTTTGACTTCGGACCAACTGCGCTCTGGTCAAGAACTGATCGTAGCCGAACCGGCCTACCGGGATTACTTAAAGAAAAACAGGTTGGATTCAATAAAATTGGCTGAAGCAAAAAAAAGCAATACTGAAAAGACTCCCTTGCCGGTACCTCGACCGGAAGATCCTACCAATGGAAATTTGCCCGAGCCCAAAATTGCCAATACCGGGAAGCGCATTCTGGAAACGGGAGTGGCTGAAGTCTTGGATGGCATGGACAGCAATAATAAATACCTGGCACTCCACCGTACGGCCCCCGTTGGCTCGTTGATTCAGGTTAAAAACATGAACAACAGCCAAAGCATTTGGGTAAAAGTCATTGGAAAACTACCGGATATCAGCGCAAACAACCGCATTATCATTAAGCTTTCGGCTCGTGCGCAGGAAAAACTTTCACCCGGCGGTCGTCAGTTCATTGCCGAAATCAGTTATCTAGCGCAATGA
- a CDS encoding diacylglycerol/lipid kinase family protein, translated as MISGKKALLIINPTSGTQSNKQRNLLLFLLEKHTSRLFESQIVLTTHANHATQQALRAVEQGFDYVIAAGGDGTVNEVAKALVNTPTALGILPLGSGNGLARHLGISMSIEKAIRQLCAQKTIDIDACTANQILFFCTAGVGFDACVAARFATYSSRGLQRYARVSLQSFLKYKAVDYVVELDGRQLQLPAFTVTFANASQYGNNAYIAPQAKIDDGLINVCLLSPFPKALGPIMAARLFRGTLPQSSYTQTYSVQQAKITAPDKLLIHFDGEPLQLDTNELTVSIQPRCLKVLV; from the coding sequence ATGATTTCGGGTAAAAAAGCCCTGTTAATCATTAATCCCACATCAGGAACTCAATCAAATAAACAGCGTAACCTGCTTCTCTTTTTGCTTGAAAAGCACACCTCAAGGCTCTTTGAGTCGCAGATTGTCCTTACAACCCATGCCAATCACGCTACCCAACAGGCACTGCGAGCCGTTGAACAGGGGTTTGACTATGTCATTGCGGCAGGTGGCGATGGCACCGTGAATGAAGTAGCGAAGGCATTGGTAAATACTCCCACCGCTTTAGGGATTCTTCCGCTCGGCTCCGGCAACGGACTTGCCCGGCATTTGGGGATATCTATGTCGATCGAGAAAGCTATACGACAGTTATGTGCTCAAAAAACAATTGACATTGATGCCTGTACGGCCAATCAGATTCTTTTTTTTTGCACCGCCGGCGTTGGATTTGATGCCTGCGTTGCCGCCCGATTTGCAACGTATAGCAGTAGAGGATTACAACGCTACGCCCGGGTATCTCTTCAATCTTTCCTGAAATATAAAGCAGTAGACTATGTCGTGGAACTTGACGGCAGACAACTTCAATTACCCGCTTTTACCGTTACATTTGCCAATGCCTCTCAATACGGCAATAACGCCTACATAGCCCCACAGGCAAAAATTGACGATGGCCTGATCAATGTCTGTCTGCTGTCACCCTTTCCAAAGGCCTTAGGACCAATCATGGCAGCCCGGCTTTTTCGCGGCACTCTTCCTCAATCTTCTTACACACAGACCTATAGCGTACAACAGGCAAAAATTACAGCTCCCGACAAACTGCTGATACATTTTGACGGAGAACCCTTACAGTTAGATACGAATGAACTGACGGTCAGTATTCAACCACGTTGCCTGAAAGTGTTGGTGTAA